The Microaerobacter geothermalis nucleotide sequence GAAGCCTTGCAGTCACGGATCATTGTGATGCCTATTCCCTATAATTTAAGAGTAAGTGATGAAGAAAAAATTTATTATAAACTGATCAAACAAAGTGATCTGGGTCATATTCATATTGCTCCCCATGCATTAAAAGTGGCATCCATCTTTTCGATTTTAACCCGGTTAAAGGAATCAAAGAAACAGGGAATGGATTTAGTGAAGAAGATGAAGCTGTATGACGGGGAATTTGTGGAAGGGTTTAAACATACCGATTTGGAAGAGATCAGAAATGAATATGCGGAAGAAGGAATGACAGGAATTGATCCAAGGTATGTGATCAATCGGATCTCGTCAGCACTTATTCGGAGAGATACAGAATGTATCAATGCGTTGGATGTACTGCGTGCCCTAAAGGATGGATTAGACCAGCACCCATCAATTACAAGAGAACAAAAAGAGAGATATTTAAATTTTATCTCAGTGGCCAGGAAGGAATATGATGAATTAGCCAAAAAAGAGGTGCAAAAGGCATTCGTTTATTCTTATGAGGAATCCGCAAAGACATTATTGGATAACTATTTGGACAATGTAGAGGCCTATTGCAATCATATTAAGCTAAGGGACCCCATAACCGGAGAAGAGATGGATCCCGATGAGAGGCTAATGCGTTCCATAGAAGAACAAATCGGAATTTCTGAAAATGCCAAAAAAGCATTTCGTGAAGAAATATTAATTCGAATATCGGCTTATGCCCGTAAAGGGAAAAGATTTGAGTACAATAGCCATGAACGGTTAAGAGAAGCCATTGAAAAGAAACTGTTTGCCGATTTAAAGGATGTAGTCAAGATTACAACATCTAGCAAAACTCCGGATGAGAATCAGTTGAAGAAAATCAATGAAGTGAGCAAACGGTTAATAGAAGAACATCACTACTGTCCGATTTGTGCCAACGAGTTGTTAAAATATGTAGGTAGTTTGTTAAATAGGTAATCTAAGGCTCTACTTTTCCAGAGGGGGGATAAGGATGAGAGAAGGTTCGTTTATCGTTTCTAAAGAAGACTGGTCCCTCCACCGTAAAGGCTACCAAGATCAAATGAGACACCAGGAAAAGGTAAAGGAAGCGATTAAGCAAAATTTACCTGACTTGATTACTGAAGAGAGCATTATTATGACCGATGGACGCGATGTGGTCAAAATCCCCATTCGTTCCCTGGATGAATATCGCTTTCGATACAATTTTAACAAAGGGAAGCACGGTGGTCAGGGAGCAGGAAACAGCAAAGTGGGAGATGTCATTGCTAAAGATGGTACAGTTTCCAAGGGGCCAGGCAAAGGGTCTGGAGCAGGGGATCAACCCGGGGCTGATTATTATGAAGCGGAAATTTCCGTTGAAGAATTGGAATCCATGCTTTTTGCCGAATTGGAATTACCCAATTTGCAAAAGAAGGACCAAGATCAAATGACGGTCAACGATATTCGATTTAACGATGTCCGTAAAAAGGGATTAATGGGCAATATCGATAAAAAAAGGACTCTGATCGAAGCTTTGAAGCGTAATGCTCTAGCAGGTAAACCCAATATTGCACATATTACCAATGATGATCTCCGTTTTAAAACATGGGAAGAGTTCGAACAGCCCCATTCCAATGCCGTAGTGATTGCCATGATGGATACTAGCGGATCAATGGGAGTTTTTGAAAAGTATATTGCCCGCAGTTTTTTTTTCTGGATGGTCCGCTTTTTAAGGACAAAATACGAGAAAGTAGAGATTGTTTTTATTGCGCATCATACAGAAGCGAAAGAAGTAACTGAGGATGCTTTTTTCTCTAAGGGGGAAAGCGGAGGGACCATTTGTTCATCGGCATACCGTCTGGCTTTGGAGATTATCGATAAAAGATATCCACCAAACGCATTCAACATTTATCCCTTTCATTTTTCCGATGGAGATAATCTTACTTCAGATAATGAAAAATGTGTGAAGCTGGTTAAAGAGATTATGGAAAGGGCCAATTTGTTCGGTTACGGAGAAGTTAACCAGTACAATCGCCATTCCACCTTGATGTCTGCCTACCGCCATATTCAGAATCCTAAGTTTATGTATTCTGTGATTCGTGAGAAGGGAGAAGTATATAAGGCCTTAAATACGTTCTTTGGTAAAAGGACCAATGAAGTCAGTTAGGAGAGGCGAAAGAAGATGAAAAGTGAATGGAAACAACTGGAGATTGCCATAACCGAGATCACGGAGATTGCCAAAGGTTTTGGCCTTGATTTTTTCCCCATGAGATATGAAATTTGTCCCGCGGATATTATCTATACCTTTGGTGCTTATGGGATGCCAACACGATTTTCCCACTGGAGCTTCGGAAAGGCCTTTCACCGGATGAAGCTTCAATATGATTTAAATCTTAGCCGGATCTATGAGTTGGTCATTAACTCCAATCCCTGTTATGCCTTTTTATTGGAAGGAAACAGCTTAATACAAAATAAGCTGATTGTTGCCCATGTATTGGCTCATTGTGATTTCTTCAAGAACAATGTCCGTTTCTCCAATACTTCTAGGGATATGGTAGAAAGCATGGCAGCCAGTGCAGCAAGGATTCGCCAATATGAAATGATTCATGGAAAAGATGAAGTGGAAAGCTTTCTGGATGCGGTTTTAGCCATTCAGGAACATATTGACCCAAGCCTTCTTAGGCCTAAATTGAGATGGAAAAAAGATGACAGCAACGGGAAACAAGCGAGTAAGGGGAAAAAATCAACGACATATGATGACCTATGGTACTTGGATGAAAAGGAAAGGAAAAATGAGAATGATGTAAAAAATGGAAAGGCGAAAAAGCCATTTCCTCCGGAACCGGAAAAAGATATCGTTCTCTTTATCGAAGAATTTAGTCCCATTTTAGAAGATTGGCAGCGAGATGTATTAACAATTCTGAGGGATGAGATGCTCTACTTCTGGCCTCAGCTGGAGACTAAGATCATGAACGAAGGCTGGGCTTCGTATTGGCATGCAAGAATCCTACGGGAAATGGATTTGACAGAAGAAGAGACAATTGAATTTGCCAAATTAAATGCATCGGTGATTCAGCCATCTCGAACCAGCATCAATCCGTATTATCTTGGGCTAAAGATCTTTGAAGATATTGAGAAGAGATGGGACCATCCATCCGAGGAAGAGAGAGAAAGATATAAAAGAGAGCCGGGAAAAGGGAGGGAAAAAATTTTTGAGGTAAGGGAACTGGATTCAGATATCTCCTTTATTCGAAACTATCTTACGAAGGAATTGGTTGAGAATTTGGATCTATATTTATTCGGCAAGTCAGGAAATGACTGGGTAATTACGAACAAGGAATGGGAAACGGTAAGAGATCACTTGGCATTAGCGAGAGTAAATGGTGGATTTCCCTATATTGTGATCCAAGATGGGGATTATCTGCGAAATGGAGAACTTTATCTAAAGCACTATTATGAAGGGATGGAATTGGATTTAAAATATGTGGAAAAAACCCTTCCCTATGTTTATCAGCTTTGGGGAAGAAATGTACACATCGAAACCGTTGTAGAAGAAAGGCAAGTTCTCTTTAGCTATGACGGGAAGAAGACACATCGCAGGTTTTTGTAGAGAAGAGGGACTGATGAATGATTTCATGCAGTCCCTTTTTCAATGGATGACGAAAATCTAAATTTTATTTATAGTGGATATAGTAATTGACATGTTAGATGAAATTAAAGTTTAAGAACGATTAAGTTTTTCGAAGGGGTAAAATAACTTTCTTTCTAGGATGAACTCAGAGATAATGTAGATAAGTGTCCAATATGAGGCTCAAGTCGCAGGTGATGAATATGTTGGAGAAACCTTTAAAACCCCACGGAGTGATTCGTTTTTTAATCGTGCTGCCATTTGCCGTAGTCTTACGGTTTTATTTAGGAGAAGGTACAATCAGTTTCCTCTGGTTTATTCTCTTATATTTTCCCATGATTAATTGGACCGTTTATTGGATCATGTATGGCATTCGATTGCTGCTTAACAAATTAAACGGTGAAGAGTGGATTACTGTAACCAATATCCGTCATTTTTACATCTGGTACTTAAATGTTCCCGGTTCTCTTGCTCTGGCGGAATTGATCTACAAAGGGTACACCTATAATATGATGTAGGGAAGATTATCCTCCTCCTACAAAATGAACCAGTTCGATGGTGTCTCCATCACGAATAAACGTGCTATCGTGCTGTTCTGGCGTGATTACATTTTCATTTACCAAAACAATGAGATTCCTTCTCTCCAGCTGAAAATGGGATAGCAGATCCCTCACATGTTTAATTGTGCCGGGTATCTGCTCCTTTTTTCCATTAATGGTTACGTTCATCTGTTGTCACCTCTCAAAGCATAATCACAGTTTATTTTACTTAAGTAAACTTACTTTAGGCAGGGAAGAGAAGGATAACAAGGCTTCGCGAAAACGCTGAGCCTCTTCTTTGGGATTTTTAGCAGACATGATCCCTGACATAACGGCGATGCCGGAACATCCGGTACTCAGTACCTCATGAACCTTTTCGACAGTGATTCCGCCAATGGCAATGACGGGGATGGAGACCACGTCAACGATTTTTGCAAGGGACCGGATACCCCGGGGTGCGGTATCCGGCTTACTCGGACTATCATAAATGTGACCAAAAATGACATAGTGGGCACCATCTTTTTCGGCTTTAACTGCTTCTTCCACAGAATGGACGGAAACCCCGATCAAATAGTGTGAGGGAACAAGGGATTTTACTTTTTCCAGGGGCAAGCTGTGCCAGGATAGATGGACACCCGCTACCTTGGATACTAAAGCTGCATCCACCCGGTCATTGATGATCAATTTCTCCGGCAGATCAAGTTCAGATATCCACTCAATGATTTCTTTAGCTGTGCGTTTTTTTTCCCGAATATGAATAAAATCGGTTTCTTGGGCGATGTCAGTCACGATTTCCTTAACATTGACTAAACCCTTTTTTCCATCTGTAATTACCTTTAATATGGCCCTCGCCATTTCTAATCGCCTCTTCCTGCCAAACAATCGAAATATGAGTTTTCTTTATCCAATAAGATGCCAGTCTTTAAATAGTGGTTGATACCCGATTTGATAGAGGTATTCCCGAATTTCCTTTACATCTCGCTTATCAGAGATTTCAAACTGGCTTGTTCCGTGGTCCAGAGTATGACCTCCCACTACGGTAGAAGAGCCGGCTGACATTTTGGTTACTCCTAAATAGATCAGATGATTGCGAAGTTTTGCACTTTCCCTTGTTGATAAAGTAATTCCTGCCCTTGGTAAAAATAGCCGTAGGGCAAGCATGATCTGAACCAAATTCTTATCTTCTACAATACACTTTGGCTGATAACTCCCTAAATGAGGTCTGATTCTCGGCAATGAAATGCTTATCTCTGTATCTAGATATTTATTTTGCAGGTAATTCGCATGCATTCCGGTAAAAAATGCTTCTTTTCTCCAATCATCCAATCCCAAAAGGGCCCCTATATTGACGGAACGGAAACCGGCCTGGCAGCCTCTTTCTGGAGAGTCCAAGCGGTATTGATAGTTTCTTTTTGGTCCTTTTAAGTGTATTTCCCTGTACACTTCTTCATTATAAACCTCCTGATAAACCGTAAGACCATCCACGTTATTTTCTACTAATTCTGCATATTCCTCTGTATCCAGCGGGTTAATTTCAATGGATATTGAAGGGAAATAATTGATTAATATATTGACACTATCTGTTATATAAGAAAGGGGAGTATGGATTTTGGATTCTCCGGTTAAGATTAGAAGATGTTTCAAACCTGTTTTGGCTATTTCTTTTGCTTCTTCTTCAATCTCCGACATAGACAGTTTTTTTCTTGGGAAGGGATTGTTAATACTAAAACTGCAGTAAACGCAATGATTTACACAATAATCTGCTAGGTAAAGCGGTGTATATAGAAGAATCGTTTTTCCGAAGTGCTGCACAGTGATCTGATGCGCTCTAACGGCCATTTCTTCCATAAAACTTTCTGCTGCAGGTGATAGCAGGGTTAAAAAATCGTTCTCGTTTAATCTCTCTTTTCGTAAAGTCCTTTCCACATCTTGATAGCTGACGGATTGGAAAAAGTCGTTAAATTGAATATTTTTCAATTGGCTGTATTCTTCATAAAAACTCATGACTTCTTATCCTCTCACAGAAATCTTTTTTTAAGACTCAGTCATATTACAATTTCGTCAAAAAGCCGGTTAGTGGGGAAGAGGCTTCCCCTTTAAGTGAGGAAGTTCCCAAACCGGATAAATAAGCCAGTCTTCCAGCTTTTACGGATAGATGAAAGGCTTCTGCCATTGCTGCAGGATCTCCGGAAGTAGCAATGGCTGTATTGACCAGTACTGCTGAGGCACCCATTTCCATTGCCTCAGCCGCATCCGATGGTTTGCCTATTCCGGCATCAACGATAATGGGAAGATTGATTTCATCAATTAAAATCCGTATCAGTTCTTTTGTCTTTAATCCTCTGTTTGAGCCAATGGGTGAACCCAGGGGCATTACTGCTGCTGCTCCCGATTCTTGTAGTTTCTTTGCAACCATCAGGTCAGGGCTCA carries:
- a CDS encoding PrkA family serine protein kinase — its product is MDILRKITDYRLKEKELTWEGTFDNYLKIVAKKPQVAQTAHARIYHMIKDAGIEEDEEGRKSYAFFNKEIYGLDRAIERLVEEYFHSAAKRLDVRKRILLLMGPVSGGKSTIVTMLKSGLENYSRTEQGSLYGIKGCPMHEEPLHLIPQSLRKDFEEEFGIKVEGNLCPSCQLRLETDYGGRVEDVLVERVLISEEKRIGIGTFSPSDPKSQDIADLTGSIDFSTISEYGSESDPRAYRFDGELNKANRGLMEFQEMLKCDEKFLWNLLSLTQEGNFKAGRFALISADEMIIAHTNEAEYRAFISNKKNEALQSRIIVMPIPYNLRVSDEEKIYYKLIKQSDLGHIHIAPHALKVASIFSILTRLKESKKQGMDLVKKMKLYDGEFVEGFKHTDLEEIRNEYAEEGMTGIDPRYVINRISSALIRRDTECINALDVLRALKDGLDQHPSITREQKERYLNFISVARKEYDELAKKEVQKAFVYSYEESAKTLLDNYLDNVEAYCNHIKLRDPITGEEMDPDERLMRSIEEQIGISENAKKAFREEILIRISAYARKGKRFEYNSHERLREAIEKKLFADLKDVVKITTSSKTPDENQLKKINEVSKRLIEEHHYCPICANELLKYVGSLLNR
- the yhbH gene encoding sporulation protein YhbH encodes the protein MREGSFIVSKEDWSLHRKGYQDQMRHQEKVKEAIKQNLPDLITEESIIMTDGRDVVKIPIRSLDEYRFRYNFNKGKHGGQGAGNSKVGDVIAKDGTVSKGPGKGSGAGDQPGADYYEAEISVEELESMLFAELELPNLQKKDQDQMTVNDIRFNDVRKKGLMGNIDKKRTLIEALKRNALAGKPNIAHITNDDLRFKTWEEFEQPHSNAVVIAMMDTSGSMGVFEKYIARSFFFWMVRFLRTKYEKVEIVFIAHHTEAKEVTEDAFFSKGESGGTICSSAYRLALEIIDKRYPPNAFNIYPFHFSDGDNLTSDNEKCVKLVKEIMERANLFGYGEVNQYNRHSTLMSAYRHIQNPKFMYSVIREKGEVYKALNTFFGKRTNEVS
- a CDS encoding SpoVR family protein yields the protein MKSEWKQLEIAITEITEIAKGFGLDFFPMRYEICPADIIYTFGAYGMPTRFSHWSFGKAFHRMKLQYDLNLSRIYELVINSNPCYAFLLEGNSLIQNKLIVAHVLAHCDFFKNNVRFSNTSRDMVESMAASAARIRQYEMIHGKDEVESFLDAVLAIQEHIDPSLLRPKLRWKKDDSNGKQASKGKKSTTYDDLWYLDEKERKNENDVKNGKAKKPFPPEPEKDIVLFIEEFSPILEDWQRDVLTILRDEMLYFWPQLETKIMNEGWASYWHARILREMDLTEEETIEFAKLNASVIQPSRTSINPYYLGLKIFEDIEKRWDHPSEEERERYKREPGKGREKIFEVRELDSDISFIRNYLTKELVENLDLYLFGKSGNDWVITNKEWETVRDHLALARVNGGFPYIVIQDGDYLRNGELYLKHYYEGMELDLKYVEKTLPYVYQLWGRNVHIETVVEERQVLFSYDGKKTHRRFL
- the thiS gene encoding sulfur carrier protein ThiS, encoding MNVTINGKKEQIPGTIKHVRDLLSHFQLERRNLIVLVNENVITPEQHDSTFIRDGDTIELVHFVGGG
- a CDS encoding thiamine phosphate synthase; this translates as MARAILKVITDGKKGLVNVKEIVTDIAQETDFIHIREKKRTAKEIIEWISELDLPEKLIINDRVDAALVSKVAGVHLSWHSLPLEKVKSLVPSHYLIGVSVHSVEEAVKAEKDGAHYVIFGHIYDSPSKPDTAPRGIRSLAKIVDVVSIPVIAIGGITVEKVHEVLSTGCSGIAVMSGIMSAKNPKEEAQRFREALLSFSSLPKVSLLK
- the thiH gene encoding 2-iminoacetate synthase ThiH, which produces MSFYEEYSQLKNIQFNDFFQSVSYQDVERTLRKERLNENDFLTLLSPAAESFMEEMAVRAHQITVQHFGKTILLYTPLYLADYCVNHCVYCSFSINNPFPRKKLSMSEIEEEAKEIAKTGLKHLLILTGESKIHTPLSYITDSVNILINYFPSISIEINPLDTEEYAELVENNVDGLTVYQEVYNEEVYREIHLKGPKRNYQYRLDSPERGCQAGFRSVNIGALLGLDDWRKEAFFTGMHANYLQNKYLDTEISISLPRIRPHLGSYQPKCIVEDKNLVQIMLALRLFLPRAGITLSTRESAKLRNHLIYLGVTKMSAGSSTVVGGHTLDHGTSQFEISDKRDVKEIREYLYQIGYQPLFKDWHLIG